The window CTTTCCTTGAAAAGGACAGATGCATGGATGAAAAGATAACCCAGTTCATCACTCAAATATCGTATTGGTTCGCTGGATTGGGTTTGTTTTTTAGTGGCTTGTCATTGTATGAGTGGGGATTCCTCATTGGTGTGTTTGCCAGTGTGCTGCTTGGGACATTGACCTACCTATTGAATCGCCGAGAGCAAAAACGCCGAACGCGTATTTTAGAGAACTATTTCTCGAATAAACCCGTTTCTCATGAGGATGCCGAAAAGCTGATTGAAGCATCCATCAAATCCCCCAAGGATTTATAACATGGATATGAAGCAGCGTTACCTGACTGCCGCCGTTGTTGCATTGATTGTGGGTGGAGCCAGTGAAAGCCAGATATTTGACCAGTTTATCAAAGAAAAAGAAGGTAACTTCACCACCGCTTATCAAGATGCAGGCGGAATTTGGACAGTATGCCAAGGCGTCACCCGTATTGATGGCCGTGCTGTCAAGCCCCGTGAAAAGCTGACTAAGGCACAATGCGAACGCTTAAATGCTATTGAGCGTGATAAAGCCATTGCCTGGGTGAAAAAGCATGTTCCTGTGTCACTCACACCGCCTCAAATCGCGGGTATCGCTTCATTTTGCCCTTATAACATCGGTGCGGGTAAATGCTTTTCATCCACGTTCTACCGCAAATTACAGGCAGGTGACATCGAGGGAGCCTGTAAAGAGATCCCCCGTTGGGTCTTTGATGGTGGGAAAGACTGTCGTAAAACTCAAGGTCAGCCTGGTGGTTGCTACGGCCAAGTTATCCGCCGTAACCAAGAAGCTGAACTGTTGTGTTGGGAGTTAATGCAGATGAATACCACTTGGACAACGCCATGAACTCAATCACAGAAAACACATTAACTCGCTCATTGAAAATTGCACTCATTGTGGGCGCGTGGTTGTTATTTGCGGCGGGTGCATTTGCGGGTGTCATGCTGGCACGTTATCACTACAACACCATTATTCAGACTAACCAAGCGACGCATGCCAGCCAGTTAAAGGCTATCTCGGATGAGGCATCCGTCGCAACACGTCAAGCCATACTGCGC is drawn from Providencia huaxiensis and contains these coding sequences:
- a CDS encoding lysozyme; protein product: MDMKQRYLTAAVVALIVGGASESQIFDQFIKEKEGNFTTAYQDAGGIWTVCQGVTRIDGRAVKPREKLTKAQCERLNAIERDKAIAWVKKHVPVSLTPPQIAGIASFCPYNIGAGKCFSSTFYRKLQAGDIEGACKEIPRWVFDGGKDCRKTQGQPGGCYGQVIRRNQEAELLCWELMQMNTTWTTP
- a CDS encoding class II holin family protein — its product is MNPISFLEKDRCMDEKITQFITQISYWFAGLGLFFSGLSLYEWGFLIGVFASVLLGTLTYLLNRREQKRRTRILENYFSNKPVSHEDAEKLIEASIKSPKDL